One region of Gemmatimonadota bacterium genomic DNA includes:
- a CDS encoding PIN domain-containing protein yields PGPRHWSIFRDLCEAVDARGNLVPDAYLAALAIENGAEWITTDRDFTRFPGLRMRHPLD; encoded by the coding sequence CCGGGGCCCCGGCACTGGTCGATCTTCCGGGATCTGTGCGAGGCGGTGGACGCGCGTGGGAACCTGGTGCCCGACGCCTACCTCGCCGCGCTCGCCATCGAAAACGGCGCCGAGTGGATCACCACCGACCGCGACTTCACGCGTTTTCCGGGACTGCGGATGCGGCACCCGCTGGACTGA
- a CDS encoding RtcB family protein, whose product MTGSTTASEATTTSQATTSTTPRPVQIDPYRWRLPRHGAMRVDGLVYADAKLMAQLEADGGEALQQVANVACLPGIVGRSIAMPDIHWGYGFPIGGVAAFDPERGGVVSPGGVGYDINCGVRLLRSDIEATDLRDQEQVAPLMNQIMRDVPAGVGSRYKSFRLTDDEVRSVLVHGAGWAVHEGYGTDDDLERTEAGGALPGAEPSNVSPRAIERGGPQLGTVGSGNHFIEVGFVDEIYDAAAADAFGLEPGIVTVLIHSGSRGLGYQVCDDYLQLMVDAAGTYGIDLPDRQLACAPLDSPEATRYMGAMNAAANFAFANRQMMAYRVREAFARVLKRPRADLDLRMVYDVAHNMAKWETHDLDGERRRLCVHRKGATRAFPPGHAEVPEAYREVGQPVLIPGDMARYSYVLAGTPTGAKEAFASTCHGAGRRMSRSKAKKSVKGRPLKAEFKEQGIEVRASSFATLAEEIPEAYKDVAEVVEVVHGAGIARKVARLKPMGVLKG is encoded by the coding sequence ATGACCGGCTCCACGACGGCTTCCGAGGCCACGACGACCTCCCAGGCCACCACGTCGACCACCCCCCGCCCCGTCCAAATCGACCCCTACCGCTGGCGCCTGCCCCGCCACGGCGCCATGCGCGTCGACGGCCTCGTGTACGCCGATGCCAAGCTCATGGCACAGCTCGAGGCGGACGGCGGCGAGGCGCTCCAGCAGGTGGCCAACGTGGCGTGCCTGCCGGGCATCGTGGGCCGCTCGATCGCCATGCCGGACATCCACTGGGGCTACGGCTTCCCCATCGGCGGGGTCGCGGCGTTCGACCCCGAGCGGGGCGGCGTCGTCAGCCCGGGCGGCGTGGGCTACGACATCAACTGCGGCGTGCGCCTGCTGCGCTCGGACATCGAGGCCACCGACCTGCGCGACCAAGAGCAGGTCGCGCCGCTCATGAATCAGATCATGCGCGACGTCCCGGCCGGGGTCGGCTCGCGCTACAAGAGTTTCAGACTCACCGACGACGAGGTGCGGAGCGTGCTCGTCCATGGCGCTGGCTGGGCGGTGCACGAGGGCTACGGCACGGACGACGACCTCGAGCGGACCGAGGCGGGCGGCGCTCTGCCCGGGGCCGAGCCGTCGAACGTGAGCCCGAGGGCGATCGAGAGAGGGGGCCCGCAGCTCGGCACCGTCGGCAGCGGCAACCACTTCATCGAGGTCGGCTTCGTCGACGAGATCTACGACGCCGCCGCGGCCGACGCCTTCGGCCTCGAGCCCGGCATCGTCACAGTGCTGATCCACTCCGGCTCGCGCGGGCTCGGCTACCAGGTGTGCGACGACTACCTCCAGCTCATGGTCGACGCCGCGGGGACCTACGGCATCGACCTGCCCGACCGCCAGCTCGCGTGCGCGCCGCTCGACTCGCCCGAGGCCACCCGCTACATGGGCGCGATGAACGCCGCCGCCAACTTCGCCTTCGCCAACCGGCAGATGATGGCCTACCGCGTGCGCGAGGCGTTCGCCCGCGTGCTCAAGCGGCCGCGCGCCGACCTCGACCTGCGCATGGTCTACGACGTCGCGCACAACATGGCCAAGTGGGAGACCCACGACCTCGACGGCGAGCGGCGCCGCCTGTGCGTGCACCGCAAGGGCGCCACGCGCGCGTTCCCGCCCGGCCACGCCGAGGTGCCCGAGGCCTACCGCGAGGTCGGCCAGCCCGTGCTCATCCCCGGCGACATGGCGCGCTACTCCTACGTCCTGGCCGGCACCCCGACCGGCGCCAAGGAGGCGTTCGCCTCGACCTGCCACGGCGCGGGCCGGCGCATGAGCCGCAGCAAGGCCAAGAAGTCGGTGAAGGGTCGCCCCCTCAAGGCCGAGTTCAAGGAGCAGGGGATCGAGGTCAGGGCCTCATCCTTCGCCACCCTGGCAGAGGAGATCCCCGAGGCCTACAAGGACGTCGCCGAGGTGGTCGAGGTCGTGCACGGGGCGGGGATCGCCCGGAAGGTGGCGCGGTTGAAGCCGATGGGGGTGCTGAAGGGGTGA